A region of Mauremys mutica isolate MM-2020 ecotype Southern chromosome 2, ASM2049712v1, whole genome shotgun sequence DNA encodes the following proteins:
- the LOC123362877 gene encoding uncharacterized protein LOC123362877: protein MARRELRGVFMAMWYRLGFRIYPAGSKMRGGQVPSPCQTIPELLPTPAPTFPPPVNHTSHDYPFSTGASRSPRSATPHIFRLITEHTNVIQWPRPSLSGDLFSYCSARLFFSLRDHPGQLYQRLISWESMGTVFIDHVNITTAPNSQPKVRTYFMHGWRDNVDTMLLPGSCHAKDELRSLCYLVTLAIKAAVLTSRHCPFAPDFTCEQTLPPTANFTCTLIQYTPTLSANMSTAKRALHAHAHQLWYETVGKGDITGFRWTILDATLGTIRFSLPLSHFQIAATYPNCSKGAAVRLMQQRFLIGGHRAKRGIADTLWKGANSAASAWSVLKTSQHESRLGQLEHAAGLISAAQVTGLKAGIGELHVISTLNILTHDLLSQMVYHISGAEKALQWDLACSEVQDFLNTQLADIREDLRHQAWPAALRNTSGVPPELWPWRHTWRFSSWDCQRSQCSFQAYGPVSGIWAPTYRILPGPWGGCLWDWVIHQDVWEIKSPHGPNRFLVSAAEITPDIWIGQGSLWTLWPLQPPQLRCIRKLKPGEIIVLHEHVCWEGWGRLATLSSQTILEANSSCVLVNSSTLLDTVFNLTTALGSQVVYWPADRRYQVSLSFSVPFDWTALVLDWFHSLETLLPEIRKLSQLKDQVDVLETTYNTELRAFETAHRVTTLCTGSDLICVISRVFHPPQMHSLLFWGFIGGGLLLGACACYCCCTRCRLRPTVLTFPPPPPYPVPLAPLRESVLEPESPVYDSLEITYYNGYETPQEENPEVHGLMTIHIEGIDG, encoded by the coding sequence ATGGCAAGGAGGGAATTGCGGGGGGTATTCATGGCAATGTGGTACCGATTGGGTTTTAGGATTTATCCCGCAGGCAGCAAAATGCGTGGAGGCCAGGTGCCCTCACCTTGCCAGACTATCCCTGAATTATTACCCACCCCGGCccccacttttccccctcccgTTAATCACACCTCCCACGATTACCCCTTTTCCACGGGAGCTTCCCGTTCCCCTAGGTCAGCCACCCCCCACATTTTCCGGTTAATAACCGAACACACGAATGTTATACAGTGGCCTAGACCCTCCCTTTCTGGAGACTTATTTTCCTACTGCTCCGCTCGACTGTTTTTCTCCCTTCGAGACCACCCCGGCCAGTTGTACCAGCGGCTTATTTCTTGGGAATCCATGGGTACCGTGTTCATAGACCATGTTAATATTACCACTGCACCTAACTCCCAACCCAAGGTAAGGACCTATTTTATGCACGGTTGGCGGGACAATGTAGATACTATGCTGCTCCCAGGTTCGTGTCATGCTAAGGACGAATTGCGTTCCCTCTGTTACTTGGTTACTCTGGCCATCAAAGCTGCAGTGCTCACCAGTCGACACTGCCCCTTTGCCCCTGATTTTACCTGTGAACAAACTCTTCCCCCTACAGCAAACTTTACCTGCACCCTGATTCAATACACCCCCACCTTGTCCGCGAATATGTCTACTGCAAAGAGGGCCCTCCACGCACACGCCCACCAACTCTGGTATGAGACAGTGGGAAAGGGTGACATAACGGGGTTCCGATGGACTATTTTAGATGCCACACTGGGGACCATTAGATTTTCCCTTCCTCTGTCCCACTTCCAAATTGCCGCTACCTACCCTAACTGCTCCAAGGGAGCGGCCGTCAGGCTAATGCAACAACGTTTCTTGATAGGAGGGCACCGGGCCAAGAGAGGGATAGCTGATACCTTATGGAAGGGTGCAAATAGTGCAGCCTCAGCTTGGAGTGTCCTTAAGACCTCCCAACACGAATCCAGATTGGGACAACTCGAACATGCGGCCGGTCTTATCTCCGCAGCACAGGTAACGGGACTTAAGGCGGGGATAGGGGAATTACATGTTATCTCCACCCTTAACATCCTGACCCACGATCTCCTCTCCCAGATGGTGTACCACATTTCTGGGGCTgagaaggcattgcagtgggacctAGCCTGTTCAGAGGTACAGGATTTTCTTAACACTCAACTTGCGGATATCCGAGAGGACCTCAGGCATCAGGCGTGGCCCGCTGCCCTTCGGAACACCTCGGGTGTTCCCCCAGAACTGTGGCCTTGGAGGCATACGTGGAGATTCTCCAGTTGGGATTGCCAACGCTCTCAGTGCTCTTTCCAAGCCTATGGGCCTGTGAGCGGGAtatgggctcccacataccggaTCCTCCCAGGCCCCTGGGGAGGATGTTTGTGGGATTGGGTTATCcaccaggatgtttgggagattAAGTCACCCCACGGCCCCAACCGTTTCCTAGTTAGTGCGGCGGAGATAACCCCTGATATTTGGATAGGCCAGGGCTCGTTATGGACCCTGTGGCCTCTACAGCCCCCTCAACTCCGGTGCATTCGTAAGTTAAAACCCGGAGAAATCATTGTTCTTCATGAACATGTTTGTTGGGAAGGTTGGGGTAGGTTAGCAACTTTGAGTTCCCAAACTATCCTCGAGGCGAACAGTAGTTGTGTCCTTGTCAACTCTTCAACCCTGCTGGacactgtttttaatttaacCACCGCCTTAGGTTCTCAGGTTGTTTATTGGCCTGCGGACCGACGCTACCAGGTTTCTTTATCATTTTCTGTCCCCTTTGATTGGACTGCCCTAGTGTTAGACTGGTTCCATTCCCTCGAGACCCTTCTGCCTGAAATTCGTAAGCTTTCCCAACTGAAGGATCAGGTAGACGTTTTGGAAACCACTTATAACACCGAACTCCGAGCCTTCGAAACAGCTCACCGGGTCACAACCCTTTGTACAGGCTCGGATCTTATCTGTGTTATCTCCAGGGTATTCCACCCCCCTCAGATGCATAGTCTCCTGTTCTGGGGATTCATTGGTGGAGGGCTCCTATTAGGCGCCTGTGCCTGTTACTGTTGTTGCACTCGTTGTCGCCTCCGGCCCACGGTCCTGACCTTTCCGCCACCACCCCCTTACCCCGTGCCCCTTGCCCCATTGCGGGAGTCTGTATTGGAACCTGAGTCCCCAGTTTATGACTCCCTAGAAATCACCTATTACAACGGATATGAAACACCTCAGGAGGAAAATCCCGAGGTCCATGGTTTAATGACTATCCATATTGAAGGTATAGATGGTTGA